From a single Planococcus shenhongbingii genomic region:
- a CDS encoding proline dehydrogenase family protein: MLKDVFISLSQNQFLTSAAKKYGLKLGAQTVVAGTNIEQTINSIRELNAQGISCTVDNLGEFVFEKEEALKAKESILEVIESIHANGVDAHVSLKPTQIGLDIDYDFCYENLREIVAAAHKYNMHINIDMEDYGHVQPSYDLLETLLKDYDNVGTVIQAYFYRAEDDIKKHKDLRLRIVKGAYKEPAEYAYQTREEIDANFIQLIEYHLLNGKFTSIATHDHHIINHVIDFVEENNIPREKFEFQMLYGFRKDMQLDLARQGYNFCTYVPFGDDWYGYFMRRLAERPQNLNLVAKQVFNKRTNTALGIFAGAFVLGRLTSKSKKVK; encoded by the coding sequence ATGTTAAAAGATGTCTTCATCAGCTTGTCACAAAACCAATTTTTAACGAGCGCGGCGAAAAAGTATGGTTTGAAATTAGGTGCTCAAACCGTCGTTGCTGGTACCAATATTGAACAAACTATCAACAGCATCCGGGAACTGAATGCTCAAGGAATCAGCTGCACAGTGGATAACCTTGGGGAATTCGTTTTCGAAAAAGAAGAAGCTTTAAAAGCGAAAGAAAGTATTCTTGAAGTTATCGAAAGTATCCATGCCAATGGAGTGGACGCGCACGTTTCCTTAAAACCTACCCAAATCGGTTTGGATATCGATTACGATTTCTGTTATGAAAACTTGAGAGAAATCGTGGCTGCTGCCCACAAATACAATATGCATATCAACATCGACATGGAAGATTACGGCCACGTTCAGCCTTCATACGATTTGTTGGAAACGCTATTGAAAGACTACGACAATGTCGGAACAGTTATCCAAGCCTATTTCTACCGGGCAGAAGATGATATCAAAAAACATAAAGATCTGCGTTTGCGTATTGTAAAAGGAGCTTATAAAGAGCCTGCTGAATACGCCTACCAAACGCGCGAAGAAATTGATGCGAATTTCATCCAGTTAATCGAATACCATTTGCTGAATGGGAAATTCACATCAATCGCTACTCATGATCACCATATCATCAACCATGTTATTGATTTTGTAGAAGAAAACAATATCCCACGCGAGAAATTCGAATTCCAGATGCTTTATGGTTTCCGTAAAGATATGCAGTTGGATTTAGCGAGACAAGGATATAACTTCTGCACATATGTTCCTTTTGGGGATGACTGGTATGGTTACTTTATGCGCCGCTTGGCAGAACGTCCGCAAAACTTGAATCTTGTGGCAAAACAAGTGTTCAATAAACGCACAAATACAGCGCTTGGCATTTTTGCCGGAGCTTTTGTATTGGGCCGTTTGACTTCCAAAAGCAAAAAAGTGAAATAA
- a CDS encoding xanthine phosphoribosyltransferase, translating to MKQLQEKIRTDGKVLSDSVLKVDSFLNHQIDPVLMQAIGEEVASKFADEGITKILTLESSGIAPAMMTGLVLGVPVVFARKRKSLTLISDLYTASVHSFTKNETNDISVSKDYIKSDDVVLILDDFLANGQAVLGLIDIIEQADAALSGVAIVIEKGFQNGGKMIRDRGVRVESLAIISSLANGKVEFIGEVSAK from the coding sequence ATGAAACAATTACAGGAAAAAATACGAACAGACGGAAAGGTTTTATCGGATTCGGTATTAAAAGTGGATTCGTTTCTGAACCACCAGATCGACCCGGTGCTCATGCAAGCAATAGGAGAAGAAGTCGCTTCCAAGTTCGCGGATGAGGGCATCACAAAAATTTTAACGCTTGAGTCTTCGGGAATTGCCCCGGCAATGATGACGGGCCTTGTACTAGGAGTTCCGGTTGTATTTGCCAGAAAACGTAAGTCTCTGACATTGATCAGTGACCTTTACACGGCAAGTGTACATTCTTTTACTAAAAATGAAACGAACGACATTTCTGTTTCAAAAGATTATATCAAAAGTGATGACGTGGTCTTGATATTGGATGATTTCCTGGCAAATGGACAAGCAGTCCTTGGCTTGATTGATATTATCGAACAAGCAGACGCAGCACTTAGCGGAGTTGCCATTGTAATTGAAAAGGGATTCCAGAATGGCGGTAAAATGATCCGGGACCGAGGCGTTCGAGTAGAATCTTTGGCAATCATCTCTTCTTTAGCCAATGGAAAAGTAGAATTCATTGGGGAGGTAAGTGCGAAATGA
- a CDS encoding nucleobase:cation symporter-2 family protein, producing the protein MKSAALGLQHLLAMYAGAVLVPLIVGGALGLTSEQLTYLVAIDILLCGVATILQIVNTRFFGIGLPVVLGCTFTAVGPMIAIGGEYGISAIYGSILVSGLIVVLISGFFGSLVRFFPPVVTGSVVTIIGITLIPVAVNNMGGGQGASDFGSLTNIGLSFGTLLFIILVYKFATGFVKAISILLGLAAGTIAATLIGVVDFTAINEASYFHMVEPFYFGAPTFEWSAIITMTLVALVSLVESTGTYFALSDITGKKLSEKDLSKGYRAEGLAIILGGIFNSFPYTAFSQNVGLIQMSGVKSRKVILITGLMLIALGFLPKVAAATTIIPTAVLGGAMIAMFGMVISQGIKMLSKVITESQENSMIIACSVGIGLGVTVVPEIFAQLPGSLQILTSNGIVAGSVTAIVLNILFHMIPSKRKAKAAVPVQKSAAVNHSSI; encoded by the coding sequence ATGAAAAGTGCAGCTTTAGGATTGCAGCATTTGCTGGCAATGTATGCAGGGGCAGTATTGGTGCCGTTAATTGTCGGAGGAGCCCTTGGACTTACATCAGAACAATTGACTTACTTAGTAGCTATAGATATTTTGCTTTGCGGTGTCGCCACTATTTTGCAAATTGTCAACACCCGCTTTTTCGGTATAGGCCTTCCCGTTGTATTAGGTTGTACGTTTACAGCAGTTGGACCGATGATTGCTATTGGCGGGGAATACGGAATTTCAGCTATTTACGGTTCCATTCTGGTTTCAGGGTTGATCGTAGTTCTGATCAGCGGATTTTTTGGAAGCCTTGTTCGGTTTTTCCCGCCAGTTGTCACAGGTTCCGTTGTAACAATTATTGGTATCACGCTGATTCCCGTTGCTGTCAATAATATGGGCGGTGGACAAGGAGCGAGCGACTTTGGTTCATTAACCAATATTGGCTTGTCTTTCGGTACCTTGTTGTTCATCATTTTGGTTTATAAATTTGCTACTGGTTTTGTAAAAGCCATTTCTATTTTACTTGGTTTGGCAGCAGGAACAATTGCAGCAACCCTAATAGGAGTTGTCGATTTCACTGCAATCAATGAAGCCTCTTACTTCCACATGGTGGAACCTTTTTACTTTGGTGCACCAACATTTGAATGGTCTGCCATCATTACAATGACCTTGGTTGCGTTAGTTTCTTTGGTTGAATCGACGGGCACCTATTTTGCGCTGAGTGATATCACCGGAAAGAAACTGTCGGAGAAAGATTTATCAAAAGGATATCGGGCCGAAGGGCTTGCCATTATTCTTGGAGGAATTTTCAATTCTTTTCCGTACACAGCTTTCTCTCAGAACGTGGGACTCATTCAAATGTCTGGCGTCAAATCGAGAAAAGTTATTTTAATCACCGGATTGATGCTGATTGCTCTTGGTTTCTTGCCGAAAGTGGCAGCAGCTACGACCATTATTCCAACAGCTGTTCTCGGCGGAGCAATGATTGCTATGTTCGGTATGGTCATTTCGCAAGGCATTAAAATGCTCAGCAAAGTCATTACGGAATCTCAAGAGAATTCAATGATTATTGCTTGCTCGGTTGGGATCGGTCTTGGTGTTACGGTAGTGCCTGAAATTTTCGCCCAATTGCCTGGAAGCCTTCAAATTTTGACAAGCAACGGGATTGTAGCAGGGAGCGTTACGGCAATCGTCCTGAACATTCTCTTCCATATGATTCCTTCTAAAAGAAAAGCGAAAGCTGCGGTTCCAGTACAAAAAAGTGCTGCCGTAAATCACAGTTCAATATAA
- a CDS encoding alpha/beta hydrolase, with the protein MPATKKLNMQKKWIALWSFIAFLTLIIIMEQIPAPLDASASKQSPDAALFDLEDIYQEVQVVKNLVYSNKKDSLLDIYYPKTGGQNLPVILWIHGGGYVGGSKDSRQEYGMALAHAGYVVANIDYALAPEQKYPGPIIQANEALNYLQLHAAKYGGDMDKVFIGGDSAGAQISSQVAAVISNNDLSEAMQIVPAVQAAQLQGALLFCGLFNMKTVRATEFPNIDGFLNTYTGVEPFETFEDIDQLSTVNQITSAYPPVFITAGDADPLVSQSVEFAETLETTGIAVTSVFFNGTDKELKHEFQYALDTLEAQETLAKALDFLFVNSN; encoded by the coding sequence ATGCCAGCCACTAAGAAACTTAATATGCAAAAAAAATGGATAGCCCTTTGGTCTTTTATTGCCTTTTTAACGTTGATTATTATAATGGAACAAATACCAGCACCCCTGGACGCCTCTGCCTCTAAGCAGAGTCCTGACGCTGCTTTGTTTGATCTTGAAGATATTTACCAAGAAGTTCAGGTAGTCAAAAATCTAGTGTATAGCAACAAAAAAGATAGCCTCTTAGACATTTATTATCCAAAAACAGGAGGACAGAACCTTCCCGTTATTTTATGGATTCACGGCGGCGGTTATGTCGGTGGCTCAAAAGACAGCCGGCAAGAATATGGTATGGCTTTGGCACATGCCGGATATGTCGTAGCAAATATTGATTATGCCTTGGCACCTGAACAGAAATATCCAGGGCCGATTATCCAAGCTAACGAAGCCCTCAACTATTTGCAATTGCACGCCGCGAAATATGGAGGCGATATGGACAAGGTATTTATCGGCGGCGACTCAGCCGGAGCTCAGATATCAAGCCAAGTTGCGGCCGTCATTTCAAATAACGACTTATCCGAAGCAATGCAGATTGTTCCGGCCGTTCAAGCAGCGCAACTCCAGGGAGCTCTCCTTTTTTGCGGTTTATTTAATATGAAAACCGTAAGAGCAACGGAATTCCCTAATATTGACGGGTTTTTAAATACATATACCGGAGTCGAACCTTTCGAAACTTTTGAAGACATTGATCAATTATCAACAGTAAACCAAATCACTTCAGCTTACCCGCCGGTGTTTATCACGGCTGGCGATGCTGATCCTCTTGTATCACAATCGGTTGAATTTGCCGAAACACTTGAAACCACGGGCATTGCGGTTACTAGTGTATTTTTCAATGGCACGGACAAAGAGCTAAAACATGAATTCCAATATGCTCTGGATACGCTGGAAGCTCAAGAAACTTTAGCAAAAGCCCTGGACTTCCTATTTGTTAACAGTAATTGA